Part of the Gavia stellata isolate bGavSte3 chromosome 28, bGavSte3.hap2, whole genome shotgun sequence genome, ACAGGTCAGTGCCGCGCCGGAGCTCCCCCCCCCACACCGCCCGCGGGCGTGCGcgccgggaccgggaccgggaccgggaccgggaccgggaccggccCCGGGTCGGTGCCCCGGGAGCGCGGCGAGGGGGGCTGCGCGCCGGGACCGCGAGCCGGAGGGGTGCGGACGCCGGGAGCGGGGGGTCCTGCACGCCCCGCCGGGCAGGACGGGCGCCGGGACCGCATCCCGGAGCGGGGCTCCTTCCTACCGGGACCGGGCGGTCCGGTATAGCGGGGTAAGGaccgggcagcggggccggggcgtcGCCGGGAGGGAGGGACGGGCGCCGGCACCGGGGCGTCTTGGGCAGCGGGGTGACCTGAACGCCGGCAccggggcaggagggatggagaccggggccggggggggtccccgacaccggggggggtccccgacATCGGGGGGGTCCCCGACGCCGCGGGGGGGTCCCCGACCTGAACGCCGGCAccggggcaggagggatggagaccggggccgggggggggtccccgacACCGGGGGGGTCCCCGACACCGGGGCGCGCTGGCAGCGGGGGCGGGAAGGGCGCGGAGCGGGATCGGGGCAGCGGCaccggcggggagcggggcggcggggaccgGGCAGTCCGCGGGCGGCGGAGGCGGTGCCACGCGTGCCGGGGCGCCCCGCGCGGGGACGCGCaccgggaggggcggggggaacGGAggcggtgccccccccccccccccccgccggcacgtgtccccctccccgccgctgcCACGTGCGGAGTTTGTTTTCCCCGcagccccgcccctcccccgcccATTGGTCGCCTCATGACATCATCGCTGCCCCCCCTCGTGACGTCACACCCGGAAGCGGGGACGCCGCGTTCCACTCACCTTTCCaacgcgggggggggggcgctaTCTCCGCGGCAACGAGAAGGGGCGGGGCGTCGCGATAGGCCAATGGGGCAGAGGGGGCGGGGCAAAGCGTGAAGGGGCGGGACCGCGGGAGGCCACGTGCGGCTCGAGCACGTGGGGCGGCGGCGTGAGGCCGCCTgagctcggggggggggggagctgcggggcggctgtttggggggggtgtccccagggggTCCCGGTGCTGTGGGGTCGGGAACGGCCCCCCGCGTCCTGCTGCAAGCCCGTGGGGGGGTCCCCCACCCCGAagcccccgggacccccccgtcCCGGGGGCTTCGGGGTGGGGGACCCCCCCCGTATTTTGTTGTCAGAGCAGCTGGGGGGCCCCAGGAGTTGCAGTCCTGGGGGGGGTGTTGGTATGGGACCCACTGTCCCCAATTCAGTGACACCCCCCCCATTTGGAGGTGGCTCagtgaggcggggggggggggtgtgacTGGTGGTGGCAGGCTGGCTCCGGTGCGCGGCATCCGTGCCAGCGGCACCGTGTGCGGCGGGAGACACACACACGGCCCCGGTGATCCCGTGTGTCCCCAACGTCCCCCTCAACGTGGCCGGGGGCCTGAGTCCGCCGGAGCCGTGtcctggtgctgctgcccagggtTGGCCATGAGCACAGCGCCGGGGCTGAGCATGTGCCCCCCACGCTGCTCCCCACCTTCGAGGGGGGTTCCCCCATGCAGAgctcccccagcctctgccCTTTGCTGCAGCCCCGCAGTGGGGCTGCATCCCCCCAACTAAGGGGACTGCACTGTGACACTCCCCCCCCAACCCCGGTGCTATGGTGGGGCTGCGCCGTGGGGCTCTCTCCGGacctgtggggctgggagccgggCTGAGCCGCAGGCACGGGGCCAGAGCCAGCGGGTGTAACTGCCGTGACCTCCCGGTTACGCCTCCGGCCCGCATTCCTCCCACGGGTGCTTCCGGGGCGCCGTGCCCGTGTCCTGGGCCGGCACACATCCAGGCAACCCGGCTGTCCCCACCCCACGTGGGGCCGGCACCCGTGGCGGCCGGCGGGCGCGGTGCCTGACTCAGGGCGGGCGGCACACGTGCGGCCACGGTGCAGCGGGATGCCCATGGGGCCGGGATGCATCCGAGGTGCTTCCCTGGGgacccacccacccaccccacccggGGCTGCGATCCCCCTCTCGGGGTCCCCTCTCAGCCGGGGGAGGCTGAGCCCGGCGCAGCTCAGTGCATGTGTggccctgctgctctgcccGCAGGCGGCGTGATCAGCTACGTGGGCTCCAGCGGCGCCTCGCCCAACCGCACCAGCCCCGTCTCGCTCTGCAGCGACagctccaacagcagctcccagtcgggctcccagcccttccccaccTACTTTCCCCCGTCGCCCACCGGCTCCCTCCAGGACTCCCGCGCCTATGGCGGGGGCTCGCTGGCCCCCCGTGAGGACGGCTCcccttcatcctcctcctcctcctcctcctcctcatcgtACGGCTCCTCGGTGAACTTTCCCGGGGTGCAGCAGGTCCCCGCGGACGAGCGGCGCCGAAGCTCACCCAGCAAAGCCGGGAGCACCGTCACCAGTGAgtggggcgggcaggggggcGGCGGGTGGTCCCCCCCCGCGGTGGGTACCCCGGGACCCCGCTCAACCCGTCCCTCCGCAGAGCTGAACGGGAtggtgctgctctgcaaggTCTGTGGGGACGTCGCCTCCGGCTTCCACTACGGCGTCCATGCTTGCGAGGGCTGCAAGGTACCGGGGACGGGGCCAGGGTGGCGCAGAGCCCCTGCCGTGCTGGGGGGTCCCCGAGTGacgcccccccccgccccgcagggCTTCTTCCGCCGCAGCATCCAGCAGAACATCCAGTACAAGAAGTGCCTGAAGAACGAGAACTGCTCCATCGTCCGCATCAACCGCAACCGCTGCCAGCAGTGCCGCTTCAAGAAGTGCCTGCTGGTCGGCATGTCCCGTGACGGTGAGCTcggccccgggccccccccagAACTGGGGACCCCAGGATCGGTGCTGTACATCCCCTCCGGGGTGGGATCCCCCATGGTCAGACTTGCGTGTCCCCTCCCGGGACGGGTCCCCGCCATGGTCAGCGCTGTCTGTCACCTCCAGGGTCCGGTCCCCCTGCACTGGGTGCCACGTGTGCCCCGCGGGACGTGTTCCCCCCCTTCCACGTGCTCAGGGCCGTACGTCCCCTCCCGGGATGGGTACCCTGTGCTTGAGGCTGTATGTCCCCTCCAGGACTGGGTCCCCCTGCCTGCGCTGGGTGCCATGCATGCCCCACGGGACGCGTCCCCCTCCTCCGCCGTGCTGGGGGCTGTACGTTCCCTCCAGGGATGGAACCCCCCGTGCTCAGGGCTGCGTGTCCTCTCCAAGCCGGGGAGGGGTATAGGGATGCAGCCACGTCCCCGGTCCCCCGGCGCACTGGGCTGGGGGGGTTGGCGTGCCCGGGCTGCCCGCTAACGCCGGTGTCCCCCGCAGCGGTGCGCTTCGGGCGCATCCCCAAGCGGGAGAAGCAGCGGATGCTGGCGGAGATGCAGAGCGCCATGAGCGGCATGGGCAGCGCCCCGCCAGGGATGCCCGGCCCCGGCGAGGGTCCAGCGCCAGGCGGGGGCCGcgcgccgccccccggccccccgccgctCGCCCCCCCCGCCTGCTTCTCCCAGTTCCCCCAGCAGCTGACGCCCCCCCGCTcgcccagccccgggggggccaCCGAGGACGTCATCGCGCAGGTGGCCAAGGCCCACAAGGAGATCTTCGTCTACGCGCACGACAagctgggaccccccccggccTGCGAGAGCAGCCTCCTGCGCTGGGACGCGCCCCCCGCCtgggcccccggcccccccgagccccggctctgcccccccGCCTACCCCGAGCCCCCGGTGCGGGGCTGCCCCTGGCCCCGCGGCACCAAGGACGTCCTGCCGGTGAGCACCCGGGGGCTcccgctccccctccccgggtATTTTTAGCCGTTAATCGCACTAATCGCCTTGTCCGTGCcacggcggcggggccgggggagccccGCGGCGCCGGGCTGAGCCGTGCCGTCACCCGCAGGCCTGCCCCATGAACAGCCACCCGCCCGGCCGCAGCGGGCGCTCGGTGCAGGAGATCTGGGAGGATTTCTCCCTCAGCTTCACTCCCGCCGTCCGCGAGGTGGTCGAGTTCGCCAAGCACATTCCCGGCTTCCAGGCCCTCTCCCAGCACGACCAGGTCACCCTGCTCAAGGCCGGCACCTTCGAGGTACGTCCCGGGACAGCGAGGGCTCAAGAGAGAGCATggtgccctgcagcccagcacgctgccctgcagcccagcacgCTGCCCCACGGCATTGCATGGTGCCCCGTGGACCAGCATGGAGCCTCACGGCATCGCGCGCCACCCCACACCATTGCACGGTGCCCCGTGGACTGGCATGGAGCCCCACAGCACGGGCACAGTGCCCCAGAGCATGGCCTGGAGCCCCATGGCATTGTATGGTGCCCCACAGCATTGCGCAACGCCCCACAGCCTGGCACAGTGCCCCATGGACTCTCATAGTGCCCCATGGCATTGCACGGTGCCCCATGGCATGAAGCTCTGGCATAGAGCACGGCACTGTATGGTGCCCCAGGGCACTGCGTGGTAGCCCGGTCTTGCAGGATGCCCGCCGGCACGGTACAGTGCCCCACGGACTGGCATAGCGAGTGCCCCGTGGCATTGCGCGGCGCCCCTCGGCCCAGCACGGTCCCCCACGGGATTGCACGGTAGCCCACGGCGTTGCAGGATGCTCCCCGGCATGGCACGGTGCCCCCGTCCCACTGACGCCGCGTGTGCCGCAGGTGCTGATGGTTCGCTTCGCCTCGCTGTTCGACGTGAAGGAGCAGACGGTGACGTTCATGAGCCGGACGAAGTACAGCCTGGAGGAGCTGTGGGGCATGGGCATGGGCGACCTGCTCAGCTCCATGTTCGAGTTCAGCGAGAAGCTCAGCGCCCTCGACCTCACCGACGAGGAGCTGGGGCTCTTCACCGCCGTCGTCCTGGTCTCGGCAGGTGGGAGCCGGGGCGATgccggaggggcggggggggccgaGGGGGGTTGCTGCCCGCCCGCTGACGCCCCGTCCCCGCAGACCGCTCGGGCATGGAGGACACGGCGTCGgtggagcagctgcaggagacGCTGATCCGCGCCCTGCGCGCCCTCGTGCTGAAGACGCACCCGGCGGAGACGTCGCGGTTCaccaagctgctgctgaagctgccGGACCTGCGCACCCTCAACAACCTCCACTCCGAGAAGCTGCTCTCCTTCCGCATCGACGCCCAGTAGGGCCCTGACGgaccccggggacccccccgcgCACCCACCACCCCTGTACATAGCACTGCGGGCAGGGGGGGCCGCACACATCAGCCCCCAGAGGGGCAGCACGAACCCCACGGTGCCCGCCGGACTCCCGGGGGGCTGCACCCCCCCAGGTGGGCgccaggacccccccccagccgggcaccagccccacagctccgccccggcccccccactGCGGCAGCCAGCGGTGGAAAGCAGAGGCCGGATCCAGCCGAGCTGTGTGGGtgggtttggttgggtttggttgttggttttttttttcatcatataTTTATTACATAAATATATAGTAAAATAGACCAGCAACAATTAccataaaaatatctttctttaaaatcctgaccaaaacacaaaagggtTTAAAATCGCACGTCACAGACTGTGATTGTCACGGAGCTCAGCGGCCCCCCCGTCCCGCGCCCTACATTCAGCGACGccggccgcagcccccgccgccaCTGCGGCACCATGCATAGTAGGGGGACCCCGCGCCGGGCCGTGCCAAGCCGTGCCGGGGCGTGCCGAGCCGTGCCGGCTGGGCTCGACGCGGCCCCAAGCAGGGGCAGCTCCGGGAGCCATGAGGTATGTGcttgggggggacgggggacgcGGGGacgggggacacggggatggcccgggggaggcggcggggggtgggggggcacccgTTCTGCCCCCCCAGGCGAAGCCAGGGCCGACGCTGGACGTGCGATGGCGACGCGAGACGGAGACGAGAGGGAGCGGCCCGGGGGACGCGGGGGGAGTGCGAGGGCGAGGGCATGCTGgccagcggggcggggggccgggctgcGCCCCCCAGGACGAGCCACCCCGGGGCACCGTGCTGGCGCCCGGGGGGCCCCGCACCCGGCTGCGGGGGGTCACGGTTGCTGCTTAAGACACATCCTgcgccagctctgccctgccacGCCGCCGCgtgggcaggcaggcagcgagTGTGGGCAGCGCGCAGGCAGCGCGCAGCATCGCATGGACTGCGCACGGGAACACACGGGCATCGCATGGCCACGGCACCAGCACTGCACCGGCATTGCACCAGCATGCACGGCCATTGCACCGGCACGGCATGGCCACGGCACGGCCACCGCACCAGCATTGCACCAGCTTGCAGGGCCACTGCACCGGCACGGCATGGCCACTGCACCGGCACGGCATGGCATAGCACAGCCATCACACAGGCATCGCTCCAGCATGCACGGCTGCTGTACCGGCACGGCACGGCCATTGCACCAGCATTGCACGGCATGGGCATGGCCCGGGCACCGTGCCGTGGGGGccgcagcccctgcctgcagcccgaAGGCACGTCTTGAGGCCGGCGCTGGACGGTGCGcgcagggcagggctgagcgTGACCGCGGGCAGCGGGggcaggtgctgctgggggggtgaacccccaaaccctgtgcccccccccagcacggGCGTTAGTGTTTCCTGGCACCGGCTCCTATTGCACAACACGCAGCCGGTGCCGGTGCAGCCGTGCCCGCCGGGGGCCGTGCCGGGACCCTCCGTGCCGGGCACCCGGCGCGAGATTAAGACATTTTGCACCAAGTGCAAAGCTGGCCCTGCTGCGAGGGGCTGAGGGCACCGCCACCCCCCCGGCTGCGAGGGCGCCCGTGGGTGCCACGGCCCTGCCACGCCACGGCCCCGCTGCACCCCCCCGACCTGGCTGCAGGGGTTCCGGCGGGGCCCCCGGACACGacccccccgcggcgggggaCCGGGGTGTGGTGGGGAGCCCCAGCCCGGACCCCTgtgcccagggtgggggggaagtgTCTCTTGGTGggatttctgcttttaaacGACCcgtaaaaagatttttttttttaattacaaaaattatatattttatatatatttatatatatatatatatattagcTTAGGTGGGCCcggcaggctgcctgcctcgccggccgccccccggcccgcgcccccCCTCGGCCTCCGCCTGAGGTAAGAAAAAATTCACAAACCTaaattgggggggaaaaaggtgATAAAACCATTCCCGGGTGCCCCCGCCGCAGCCCTGCCCCCTGCCGAGctgggcccccccggccccccccggcccctgccgCAGCCCAGCCCCCCCCGGGATGAGGGGGGGCCGTTGGGGGGTGCAGCCCCCCGAAGTGCTGctgccggggggccggggcagtAGTGCAGTGGGGGCCACGCGGGGTCCTGGGGGGgcacccgctgcccccccccgccggcgcCTCCGAGGCCATTGCAACTCCTGACGGACACGACAAAGAAACCCACGAGGacgagggggaaaaaacaacaacaaaaggaCAA contains:
- the NR1D1 gene encoding nuclear receptor subfamily 1 group D member 1; translated protein: MAAPEAGSTGGVISYVGSSGASPNRTSPVSLCSDSSNSSSQSGSQPFPTYFPPSPTGSLQDSRAYGGGSLAPREDGSPSSSSSSSSSSSYGSSVNFPGVQQVPADERRRSSPSKAGSTVTKLNGMVLLCKVCGDVASGFHYGVHACEGCKGFFRRSIQQNIQYKKCLKNENCSIVRINRNRCQQCRFKKCLLVGMSRDAVRFGRIPKREKQRMLAEMQSAMSGMGSAPPGMPGPGEGPAPGGGRAPPPGPPPLAPPACFSQFPQQLTPPRSPSPGGATEDVIAQVAKAHKEIFVYAHDKLGPPPACESSLLRWDAPPAWAPGPPEPRLCPPAYPEPPVRGCPWPRGTKDVLPACPMNSHPPGRSGRSVQEIWEDFSLSFTPAVREVVEFAKHIPGFQALSQHDQVTLLKAGTFEVLMVRFASLFDVKEQTVTFMSRTKYSLEELWGMGMGDLLSSMFEFSEKLSALDLTDEELGLFTAVVLVSADRSGMEDTASVEQLQETLIRALRALVLKTHPAETSRFTKLLLKLPDLRTLNNLHSEKLLSFRIDAQ